AGCTCCTTGCCCCGGAAGGCCGGCGCGACCAGGGCCCGGCGGACCGAGTGCTCGCGGCCCTTGAGCTGGAGGATGGTCCGGCCGTGCACCGGCTCCAGCTGCCAGTCGTAGTTGTCGCTGGTGAACACCGGCTCCTTGAAGGCGCGTTCGACGTCCTCGTAGCGGGAGACGAGGTAGCTCTGCATTCCCTCGTGCCAGATCAGCGGGAACTGCTCGCGCATGGTGCGGTAGGCGGCGTACGGGTCGGCGGCGAACTCGGGGGAGAGGATGTCCGGTGCCTGCGGAGCGGTGGTCACGGCGTACTCCTTGATCATTTGTCGGCTGCGCGCACACCCTACTGTCACTGAACTGCCGTGCGAAGGTGCGGGGGTGCCCCACTTTCCGCCGTCGGCGGGACTAGCCGGCCGTCGGCCCGGCGTGCTCGGGCCGGATCCGGGCGGCGAGGACGGCGACGTCGTCCTCGACGTCCGTGCCGCCCGCGCCCATGCCCGCCAGCAGCCGGTCCAGCAGGAGGTCCAGCGAGGCGTTCCGGGGCAGCCGCAACCGGGCCAGCCGGAGCAGGGAGTGGTCGATGTCCTCGCCGCGCCGCTCCACCAGGCCGTCGGTGTAGAGCAGCAGGGTGTCCCCGCCGAGGCAGGGGCGGGTCCAGGAGACGTAGCCGCCGAAGCCGGTGCCCAGCGGTGGACCGGTGGGCACGTTCAGCAGGTGGGTGCGGTGGTCGATGTCGATCACGGCGGGCGGCAGGTGTCCGGCGCCGGCGTAGGTGCAGACGCCGCGCCGGGTGTCGACCAGCGCCAGCAGGCAGGTCGCCGGGCGCTCGCCGGAGACCCGCGCCATCAGCGCGTCCATCCGGTCCAGCACGAGGTGCGGCGCCATCCCGTCCTCGGCGACGACCCGCACCATGGCGCTGTAGTGGCTCATGTCGACGGCGGCCTCGACCCCGTGGCCCATCACGTCCCCGATGACCAGCAGGGTTCGGTGCGGCGAGAGTTGGACGCTGTCGAACCAGTCGCCACCGACCAGGGCGCTGGTGCCGGAGGGCAGGTAGCGGGAGGCCACCTCCAGCGCCGGATGCGGGCTACTCGGGCCGGACAGCAGGGCGCGCTGCAGCTCCAGCGCGATGTGGTGCTCGCGGGTGTAGCGGCGGGCGTTGTCCAGGCTGATCGCGGCCCGTCCGGCGAGGTCCTGGGCGGTGACCACGTCGTGGTCGGTGAACGCGGGGGAGTCGCCGGCCCGGACCAGGGTGAGGGTGCCGACCGGTTCGCCCCGGGCGAGCAGCGGGACCAGCAGCCCGGAGTGGTAGCCGAGCTCCCGGTAGGCGGCGAGCCGGCCCGGGGTCGGCGCGGAGCGGAGCAGCGCCTCGTCGTCGAGCAGGTTCTCCAGCACCGGCTCCCCGGCCGCCAGGCAGCGGCGCACCGCCGATCCGGGCTGGTGGTCGAGGTACTCGCCGGGTCTGCCGAACGAGCGAACCCGCGCCTCCAGATCGGGCACCGCCGCCACCGCCGTCCGGCGCAGCCGCAGCACCCCGCGCGAGGGCGGCCGCATCCGCAGGCCCACGTCGGAGGGGACGACGTCGACGGTGGCGATGTCGGCCAGGTAGGGGACCAGGAAGCCGGCCAGCTCGTTGCAGGTGGTGTCCATGTCCAGGGTGGTGCCGACCACGGTGGCGGCGCGGTCCAGCACCGAGAGCCGTGCCTGCGCCCGCTCCAGCTCCCGCTCGTGCTCCCGGGCGTCGGTGACCTCCAGCACGATCCCGAAGATGCCGATGACCTGCCCGTTCTCCTCCAGCCGGTGGTAGGCCCCGTGCCAGTAGCGGCGCTCGCGCTCCGATCCGGCCCGGGTGTGCCCGCTGGAGGTCACCTCGCGCGGGACGCCGTCGGCGAGGACCTGCCGCAGCACGTCCTCGCGGGCGTCGATGTCCGGCACCACCTCGGCGATGGTGCGTCCGGTGTGCTGCTCGGCCGGGACGCCGTTCATCCGGGCCAGGGTGCGGTTGACGTAGGTGTAGCGCAGCTCCGGGTCGAGCATGGCGACACCGGCGTTGGTCCCGTCGAGGATCTGCCGCAGCAGGGCCTGGACCTGTGGCGAGGAGGCGTCGCTCAGCACCCGCGTCCTCCTTCGCAGCGGCCGGGTCACCGGTCCCGGTCCCGCCCCCCGATCCCAGGCTACGCGCGCGCACATGACAGCGCCGCCGTCCCCGCCCTCTGAGGAAGGGCGGGGACGGCGGTGGTCCGGCGCCGACAGCACACGTCGGGCCGACCACAGGTGGTGCCCCGGGGCGGGCGGCAGCACCTGTGGTCCAGGGGGACGGCGCCGGAAGGAGGAGCCCCGACCCTGCCACCGACTCTAGTAATGAGAGCTTACTATTTGCAAGCCCCTGGACCGGGTCGGCCCGGCTCGGCCCGGAAAACCCTTTGCCCGCTCCCCGCGCCGCCGCCTAGCCTGGACGACGACCCAATGCCGTCCGTCAGGAGTAGGCCGTTGCTCGTCTGAGCCCGGAGACACCGCTGCCACAGTCTCGTGCTGTGCCCGTGCGCGCCCCGGCCCCGGCGACCGAACCCGCCCTCCTGCTCAGCGATCCGCTGTCGGACGATCCACCGTGATCCGCCCGCGGCCGAGTGATCGGCCCGGTGATCCGCCCTGTGATCACGCCCGCCGATCCGCCGCTGACGGCCGTTCCCCCGCGCTCCCGCCGTGTCTCCCTCCGTGTTGTCGCTGGATCACCACCAACACCGGGAGCTACCCCATGTCACAGTCCTTCACCGCGCCCCGCGACCCCGCCGCGACCCCCGCCGCCATCGGCTGCACCGGGCTCGACTACTCCTGGCCCGACGGACAGCCGCTGTTCCAGGGCCTCGACCTGGCCTTCGGCCCCGGCCGGACCGGACTGGTCGGCCGCAACGGCTCCGGCAAGTCCACCCTGCTGCGGCTGCTGGCCGGAGAGCTCCGCCCCGACGGCGGGACGGTCACGGCGGCCGGCCGCGTCGGCCACCTGCCCCAGGACCTCGCCCTGGACGCCGGACTGCCGGTCGCCGAGGCCCTCGGCATCGC
The Streptacidiphilus albus JL83 genome window above contains:
- a CDS encoding SpoIIE family protein phosphatase, with protein sequence MLSDASSPQVQALLRQILDGTNAGVAMLDPELRYTYVNRTLARMNGVPAEQHTGRTIAEVVPDIDAREDVLRQVLADGVPREVTSSGHTRAGSERERRYWHGAYHRLEENGQVIGIFGIVLEVTDAREHERELERAQARLSVLDRAATVVGTTLDMDTTCNELAGFLVPYLADIATVDVVPSDVGLRMRPPSRGVLRLRRTAVAAVPDLEARVRSFGRPGEYLDHQPGSAVRRCLAAGEPVLENLLDDEALLRSAPTPGRLAAYRELGYHSGLLVPLLARGEPVGTLTLVRAGDSPAFTDHDVVTAQDLAGRAAISLDNARRYTREHHIALELQRALLSGPSSPHPALEVASRYLPSGTSALVGGDWFDSVQLSPHRTLLVIGDVMGHGVEAAVDMSHYSAMVRVVAEDGMAPHLVLDRMDALMARVSGERPATCLLALVDTRRGVCTYAGAGHLPPAVIDIDHRTHLLNVPTGPPLGTGFGGYVSWTRPCLGGDTLLLYTDGLVERRGEDIDHSLLRLARLRLPRNASLDLLLDRLLAGMGAGGTDVEDDVAVLAARIRPEHAGPTAG